In a genomic window of Deinococcus seoulensis:
- a CDS encoding DegT/DnrJ/EryC1/StrS family aminotransferase, with protein sequence MKQVLSPQVTPAFAGWPVFEPDEIQATTDVLQSGRVNYWTGTQAREFEREYASYLGVPHTIALHNGTLALELALYAFDIGDGAEVITTSRTFIASASAAVMRGCVPVIADIDPVTQNVTAETIRPLITPRTRAIIAVHLAGWPCDMDPIMALAAEHNLVVIEDCAQAHGAFYKGRPVGSIGHAAAFSFCQDKIMTTGGEGGLLALHDTDTWKKAWAFKDHGKSYDAVYNTEHPPGFRWLHESFGTNWRMLEIQAAIGRLQLRKLPAWIERRRANAQVLNERFSRHAALRLTLPDDTEVHHAYYKYYVFVRPEQLAPGWNRDRIMNAVTAQGVPCFSGSCSEIYLEKAFTDAGYGPQERLPVAQELGDTSLMFLVHPTLSPDDMQRMADVVDEVMLRAQKA encoded by the coding sequence ATGAAGCAGGTGCTTTCCCCGCAGGTAACCCCAGCATTCGCCGGATGGCCTGTCTTTGAACCGGATGAAATCCAGGCCACCACGGACGTACTGCAGTCGGGTCGCGTGAACTACTGGACTGGAACACAGGCGCGTGAATTCGAACGCGAGTACGCCAGTTACCTGGGAGTGCCGCACACCATTGCGCTGCACAACGGCACGCTGGCGCTCGAACTGGCCCTGTACGCTTTCGACATAGGAGACGGCGCCGAGGTCATCACGACCAGTCGCACCTTCATCGCCTCGGCCAGCGCCGCCGTCATGCGTGGCTGCGTTCCCGTCATCGCCGACATCGATCCCGTGACGCAGAACGTCACGGCCGAGACCATCCGTCCGTTGATCACACCCCGCACCCGCGCCATCATCGCCGTGCACCTGGCCGGCTGGCCCTGCGATATGGATCCCATCATGGCCCTGGCCGCCGAACACAACCTGGTCGTCATCGAGGACTGCGCCCAGGCTCACGGAGCTTTCTACAAAGGCCGGCCTGTCGGCAGCATTGGGCACGCCGCCGCCTTCTCCTTCTGTCAGGACAAGATCATGACCACCGGCGGCGAGGGCGGCCTGTTGGCCCTGCACGACACCGATACCTGGAAGAAAGCCTGGGCGTTCAAGGATCACGGCAAAAGCTACGACGCCGTCTACAACACTGAACACCCCCCCGGCTTTCGCTGGCTGCACGAGTCCTTCGGTACGAACTGGCGCATGCTGGAGATTCAGGCCGCCATCGGCCGCCTTCAACTCCGCAAACTGCCCGCCTGGATTGAGCGTCGCCGCGCCAACGCGCAGGTGCTCAACGAGCGCTTCTCCCGCCACGCCGCGCTGCGCCTGACCCTTCCGGACGACACCGAAGTGCACCACGCCTACTACAAGTACTACGTGTTCGTGCGCCCGGAACAACTGGCCCCCGGCTGGAACCGTGACCGCATCATGAATGCCGTCACCGCACAGGGCGTTCCCTGCTTCAGCGGTTCCTGCTCGGAAATCTACCTGGAGAAAGCCTTCACGGACGCAGGATACGGCCCACAGGAACGTCTGCCTGTTGCCCAGGAACTCGGAGACACATCCTTGATGTTCCTGGTGCACCCGACCCTCAGCCCCGACGACATGCAGCGCATGGCCGACGTGGTCGACGAGGTCATGCTCCGGGCCCAGAAGGCATGA
- a CDS encoding acetyltransferase: MIPEPAKATPDLHVIGAGGHARVIVALAQAAGYRIAGIFDDQPANPALLLGHPVSGSVRDIPDSVDTWAVIAIGSNAVRERLAAQFRQVQWATLIHPAAWVAPDVVVGPGSVVMAGAVLQPGVRIGTHVIVNTLAGIDHDCRLDDYVHVAPGCRLAGNVHLETGVFAGVGCSFIPGVTVGPWAQLGAGAVITGALPGGVTAVGIPARPMRGR, encoded by the coding sequence GTGATACCTGAACCGGCCAAGGCGACACCAGACCTGCATGTCATCGGTGCGGGCGGTCACGCCCGCGTGATCGTGGCTCTGGCCCAGGCGGCCGGCTACCGCATTGCCGGTATCTTCGACGATCAGCCTGCCAATCCCGCTCTCCTGCTGGGCCACCCGGTATCCGGTTCCGTGCGGGACATTCCTGACTCAGTGGATACCTGGGCTGTCATTGCCATCGGAAGCAACGCCGTGCGCGAGCGTCTGGCCGCGCAGTTCCGTCAGGTGCAGTGGGCCACCCTGATTCATCCGGCGGCCTGGGTTGCGCCGGACGTCGTGGTCGGGCCGGGGAGCGTTGTCATGGCAGGGGCCGTGCTGCAACCTGGCGTGCGGATCGGCACACATGTAATCGTGAACACGCTTGCGGGCATCGATCATGACTGCCGTCTGGATGATTACGTGCATGTCGCTCCGGGCTGCCGATTGGCCGGAAACGTTCACCTGGAAACCGGCGTGTTCGCGGGGGTGGGATGCAGTTTCATCCCAGGGGTGACTGTTGGCCCCTGGGCACAACTGGGCGCCGGGGCTGTCATCACGGGCGCGCTACCCGGAGGTGTGACTGCTGTGGGTATTCCGGCACGCCCGATGCGGGGCCGGTGA
- a CDS encoding sugar transferase, translating into MKRSTSGTMAVMFLNSLIFKRCLDTLCAAVGLLILGLPMVALAALIRWKLGSPVLFRQQRPGRHGRPFVMYKFRSMSDQRGSDGQLLPDAQRLTRFGRFLRSTSLDELPGLLNVLRGDMSLVGPRPLLMEYLPLYSARQGRRHDVKPGLTGWAQVNGRNAISWEQKFELDVWYVEHRTLKLDLQIIAMTLQKVLKRDGISAQGEATMSRFQGSARDT; encoded by the coding sequence ATGAAGCGCAGCACTTCTGGAACAATGGCAGTCATGTTCCTGAATTCCCTCATATTCAAACGGTGCCTGGATACCCTGTGCGCGGCGGTCGGGTTGCTCATCCTGGGGTTGCCGATGGTGGCACTGGCCGCATTGATTCGCTGGAAACTGGGCAGCCCGGTCCTGTTCCGACAGCAGCGTCCAGGACGACACGGACGGCCCTTCGTGATGTACAAGTTCCGCAGCATGAGCGATCAACGCGGTTCGGACGGGCAACTTCTCCCCGATGCTCAGCGGCTGACCCGCTTTGGTCGGTTCCTGCGCTCAACCAGCCTGGATGAACTGCCGGGCCTGTTGAACGTCCTGCGCGGAGACATGAGTCTGGTCGGCCCGCGCCCACTGCTGATGGAGTATTTGCCTCTGTATAGTGCCCGGCAGGGCCGCCGTCACGACGTGAAACCCGGCCTGACTGGCTGGGCACAGGTCAACGGCCGGAACGCCATCTCCTGGGAGCAGAAATTTGAACTGGATGTCTGGTACGTCGAGCACCGCACCCTGAAACTCGATCTGCAGATTATTGCAATGACCCTCCAGAAAGTCCTGAAACGCGACGGCATCAGCGCGCAGGGAGAGGCAACAATGAGTCGCTTCCAGGGCAGTGCCCGTGATACCTGA
- a CDS encoding polysaccharide biosynthesis protein: MMVTAFLRKYLIDLLLWISAGLLAYAFRKPSLIADGIPLSVFGYLLLSGLVMAGVSWRYKLARQMWQRVGVLDLQRLAYASALTTLIMFASGFVFQTWLQLPRSVPLLAGLLGFLLMGATRLAARLVSEAAARQTATEQRRVLIIGAGEAGILIAREMQRHPEAGLTPIGFLDDEPSKVQQRLVGLPVFGTVAQLQQVAARERAEEILIAVPSASGEFVRRVVDLSRDAQMRYRIIPGVFEILSGDVNINQIRDVNLEDLLRRPPVQLNTAEIANYLRGRVILVTGAGGSIGSEIVRQISTFSPGTILLFGRGENSIFSIQQELHRNWPEIKHIGLIGDVRDHSRLQSVFEQYHPEVVFHAAAHKHVPLMEQSPSEAILNNVMGTRNVVDLCLKHGVTRLVNVSTDKAVNPTSVMGASKRLAEMSVSAGATRARETQAFVSVRFGNVLGSRGSVVPTFMAQIRAGGPITVTHPEMVRYFMTIPEAARLVLQAGGLAENGRVYVLNMGDPVKISDLAHDVIRLSGARNVEVVYSGVRPGEKLYEELLTTAEGTHATTHSEIFSANLAQVDHDALQRQLDQIQAMAHANDADAIRRALNTLIPENKFGSIR; encoded by the coding sequence ATGATGGTCACAGCGTTCCTGCGCAAATACCTGATTGACCTGCTGCTCTGGATCAGCGCCGGCCTGCTGGCCTATGCATTTCGTAAACCCTCACTGATCGCAGACGGCATTCCGCTCAGCGTGTTCGGTTACCTGCTGCTCAGCGGGCTGGTGATGGCTGGCGTGTCGTGGCGGTACAAGCTGGCCCGCCAGATGTGGCAACGTGTGGGAGTCCTGGACCTCCAACGTCTGGCCTACGCCAGCGCACTGACCACCCTGATCATGTTTGCCAGTGGGTTCGTCTTCCAGACTTGGCTGCAACTGCCACGCAGCGTCCCCCTGCTGGCCGGCCTGCTGGGCTTCCTGCTGATGGGCGCCACCCGTCTGGCCGCCCGCCTCGTCAGTGAGGCCGCCGCCCGCCAGACTGCGACCGAGCAACGCCGGGTCCTTATTATCGGTGCGGGCGAAGCCGGCATTCTGATTGCCCGCGAGATGCAGCGTCACCCCGAAGCGGGACTCACTCCCATCGGGTTTCTCGATGACGAGCCCAGCAAAGTGCAGCAGCGGCTGGTCGGCCTTCCAGTCTTCGGTACCGTCGCACAGTTACAGCAGGTCGCCGCTCGTGAACGGGCCGAGGAGATCCTGATCGCCGTACCCTCCGCATCCGGCGAGTTCGTTCGCCGGGTCGTCGATCTGTCCCGTGACGCCCAGATGCGTTACCGCATCATCCCCGGCGTGTTCGAGATCCTCAGCGGAGACGTGAACATCAACCAGATCCGCGACGTGAATCTCGAGGACCTGCTGCGCCGCCCACCTGTGCAGCTGAACACAGCCGAGATTGCCAACTACCTCAGGGGCCGCGTGATCCTCGTAACGGGCGCCGGAGGCAGCATCGGCTCGGAGATCGTCCGGCAGATCTCGACCTTCTCACCCGGCACCATCCTGCTGTTCGGCCGGGGCGAGAACAGCATCTTCAGTATCCAGCAGGAACTCCACCGCAACTGGCCTGAAATCAAGCACATCGGCCTGATCGGCGACGTGCGCGATCACTCCAGACTGCAAAGTGTGTTCGAGCAGTACCACCCGGAAGTGGTCTTCCACGCAGCTGCGCATAAACACGTTCCGCTGATGGAACAGTCACCTTCCGAGGCAATCCTGAACAACGTCATGGGCACCCGCAACGTCGTGGATCTCTGCCTGAAGCACGGCGTGACCCGCCTCGTGAACGTCTCGACCGACAAGGCCGTGAACCCCACCAGCGTCATGGGAGCCTCCAAACGCCTCGCAGAGATGTCCGTCTCGGCCGGGGCCACCCGCGCCCGCGAAACACAGGCCTTCGTGTCTGTCAGGTTCGGGAACGTGCTGGGCAGCCGGGGCAGCGTCGTCCCGACCTTCATGGCACAGATTCGTGCCGGGGGGCCCATCACCGTGACCCACCCGGAAATGGTCCGGTATTTCATGACCATTCCCGAAGCGGCCCGACTGGTCCTGCAGGCCGGTGGACTGGCCGAGAACGGCCGGGTCTACGTACTGAACATGGGAGACCCGGTCAAGATCTCCGACCTGGCACACGACGTGATCCGGCTGAGTGGAGCCCGCAACGTCGAGGTTGTCTACAGTGGCGTCCGCCCCGGCGAGAAACTCTACGAGGAACTCCTGACCACCGCCGAAGGCACTCACGCCACCACCCACAGCGAGATCTTCAGCGCCAACCTCGCCCAGGTAGACCACGACGCCCTGCAACGACAACTTGACCAGATACAGGCAATGGCCCATGCCAATGACGCCGACGCCATCCGCCGCGCGCTGAACACCCTGATTCCTGAAAACAAGTTTGGAAGCATCCGGTAA
- a CDS encoding glucose-1-phosphate thymidylyltransferase: MKAIIPAAGLGTRLRPLTYTRPKPVLRVAGQPIIGHAIETLRAAGISEIGVVVSDITRVEIQHAIQEISGVQVTLINQHEQLGLGHAVLVAREWVGEDDFCVYLGDNLFEFGAKPFVDRFLAERPAALIALVEVEDPTAFGVAQMDGTRITRLVEKPKVPPSNLAVAGLYCFTPQIFSVLDGMAPSARGEYEITDGIQGLIERGADVTGQPVMGWWKDTGRPADLLDANRLLLERIVLDVQGTVEDSRITGRVVIPVSARVTRSKIVGPVMLGEGVIIEDAYIGPFTSIGQGSVVRGAEVEHSVIDAEAQIENLSKRLQDCLIGVRAQVRGGRTVPRTHKLTISDASVVELA, from the coding sequence ATGAAAGCCATTATTCCTGCTGCTGGTCTGGGTACGCGTCTCCGTCCCCTGACGTATACACGTCCCAAGCCTGTGCTGCGGGTGGCGGGGCAGCCGATTATCGGGCATGCCATCGAGACGCTCCGCGCGGCGGGTATCTCGGAGATCGGTGTGGTGGTGTCGGATATCACGCGGGTGGAGATTCAGCATGCCATCCAGGAAATTTCGGGTGTGCAGGTCACGCTGATCAATCAGCATGAGCAGCTGGGGCTGGGGCACGCGGTGCTGGTGGCGCGCGAGTGGGTGGGTGAGGATGATTTCTGCGTGTACCTGGGGGACAACCTGTTCGAGTTCGGGGCGAAACCGTTCGTGGACCGGTTCCTGGCGGAGCGTCCGGCGGCGTTGATTGCGCTGGTGGAGGTGGAGGACCCGACGGCGTTCGGGGTGGCGCAGATGGACGGGACACGCATCACGCGCCTGGTGGAGAAGCCGAAAGTTCCGCCGAGTAATCTGGCCGTGGCGGGTCTGTACTGTTTCACGCCGCAGATTTTCTCGGTGCTGGACGGCATGGCGCCGTCTGCGCGGGGTGAGTATGAGATCACGGACGGCATTCAGGGGCTGATCGAGCGGGGCGCGGACGTGACGGGCCAACCGGTGATGGGCTGGTGGAAGGACACGGGTCGCCCGGCGGACCTGCTGGACGCCAACCGCCTGCTGCTGGAGCGGATCGTACTGGACGTGCAGGGCACGGTGGAGGATTCGCGGATCACGGGCCGGGTGGTGATTCCGGTGTCGGCGCGGGTAACGCGCAGCAAGATCGTGGGGCCGGTGATGCTGGGTGAGGGCGTGATCATCGAGGACGCGTACATCGGGCCGTTTACCAGCATCGGGCAGGGCAGCGTGGTGCGGGGCGCCGAGGTGGAGCACAGCGTGATCGACGCCGAGGCGCAGATCGAGAACCTGAGTAAGAGGTTGCAGGACTGCCTGATC